Below is a window of Pirellulales bacterium DNA.
CTTGTCGGAGCCACTGCGCGATTGGGACGTATCGCGCCCGGCGCCGTACTTCGGGTTCGAGATTCCGGACTCGCCCGGCAACTATTGGTATGTCTGGTTCGACGCGCCGATTGGCTACATCGCCGCCAGTAAAGAATGGTGCGATAAACATGGCGAGAAGTTCGAGTCCTGGTGGCGCAGCGAAACGACCGAAGTGCACCACTTCATCGGCAAGGACATCACGTATTTTCACACGCTGTTCTGGCCCGTGATGCTGAAAGCCAGCGGCTTTAACCTGCCGCAGATGATTCACATTCACGGTTTTCTGACCGTCAACGGCGAGAAGATGTCGAAGACCAAGGGGACGTTCGTGCGGGCCACGACGTACCTCGATCATCTCGACCCGGCTTACCTGCGCTATTACTACGCCGCGAAGCTGACGCCCAAGCTCGACGACTTGGACATGAACCTGGACGAGTTCGTGAATAAGATCAACAGCGACCTGGTGGGCAAGGTGGTGAACCTGGCCAGCCGCACGGCGCGCTTCGTCGAGTCGACTGGTTTCTCGGCCCAGTATCCGGACGACGGAGGATTGTTCGCCGCCGCGGCAGCCGCGGGCGAAGAGATCGCCGCCGCATACGACGCCTGCGATTACAACCGCGCCATGCGGTCGATCATGCTGCTGGCCGACCGCGCCAATAAATATGTGGAAGAGCGCGAGCCCTGGAACCTGCGCAAGGACAGCACGCGTGCGGCCGAATTGCAGGACGTGTGTACGGTGGCACTGAACCTGTTCCGCCAGTTGGTCGTCTATCTGTCTCCTGTGCTGCCCAGCCTGGCACGTCAGACCGCGGCATTGTTGAACCGGCCGATCGAGCGCTGGGACGAGGCCGCCGCGCCGCTGGTGGGGACCAAGGTCAGCCGCTTTGAACATTTGATGAAACGTGTCGAACCCGTGCAGGTAGAAGCCATGATCAACGCCAGCCGTGAAGAAGCACCGGTCGCCATTAAAACGATTAACGACGCGGCTACGGCGATAAGCGCCACAACCGCCGCGCCGGCCGCTGATGGGCCAGATGCATTGGCTGCCGAGCCGCTGTCGGCGACCGTCTCGTTCGACGATTTTGCCAAGGTCGACTTGCGCGTGGCCCGCGTCGTGGCAGCCGTCGAGGTTCCCAAGAGCAAGAAGCTCTTGCAGCTGACGCTCAGCCTGGGTGGCGACGAGCGGCGCAACGTGTTTGCCGGCATCAAGGAAGCCTACAAACCCGAGCAGTTGGTGGGCCGGTTGGTGAT
It encodes the following:
- the metG gene encoding methionine--tRNA ligase, whose translation is MRRILVTSALPYANGHIHLGHLVEYIQTDIWVRFQRLRGNHVVYVCADDTHGTAIMIRARQEGRSEEAVIADMQAAHTEDFAGFDVVFDHYGSTHTQANRELCGVFWKSLRAAGLVREREVTQLFDPKAGTFLADRFVKGTCPKCKSPDQYGDSCDKCGSTYSPTELINPVSTLSGATPELRAADHLFIQTEQLRPFLNEWTQTGDHLHPDVAKWLAAAFLSEPLRDWDVSRPAPYFGFEIPDSPGNYWYVWFDAPIGYIAASKEWCDKHGEKFESWWRSETTEVHHFIGKDITYFHTLFWPVMLKASGFNLPQMIHIHGFLTVNGEKMSKTKGTFVRATTYLDHLDPAYLRYYYAAKLTPKLDDLDMNLDEFVNKINSDLVGKVVNLASRTARFVESTGFSAQYPDDGGLFAAAAAAGEEIAAAYDACDYNRAMRSIMLLADRANKYVEEREPWNLRKDSTRAAELQDVCTVALNLFRQLVVYLSPVLPSLARQTAALLNRPIERWDEAAAPLVGTKVSRFEHLMKRVEPVQVEAMINASREEAPVAIKTINDAATAISATTAAPAADGPDALAAEPLSATVSFDDFAKVDLRVARVVAAVEVPKSKKLLQLTLSLGGDERRNVFAGIKEAYKPEQLVGRLVIFVANLEPRKMTFGMSEGMVVAAGPGGSEVFVLSPDAGAVPGQRIH